In a single window of the Nocardioides massiliensis genome:
- a CDS encoding DNA polymerase III subunit gamma and tau encodes MDAPLALYRRYRPETFAEVIGQDHVTGPLRAALANNRVNHAYLFSGPRGCGKTTSARILARALNCEQGPTPEPCGQCRSCQDLARGGPGSIDVIEIDAASHGGVDDARDLRERAFFAPVSSRYKVYIIDEAHMVTTQGFNALLKLVEEPPEHLKFIFATTEPEKVIGTIRSRTHHYPFRLIAPRTLSAYLSELCAAEQVAIEPAALPLVVRAGGGSARDTLSVLDQLMGGAGPEGVTYDLATALLGYTPDSLLDEVVDAFAAGDGASVFAVVDKVIETGQDPRRFTEDLLRRLRDLVIIAAVPDAPATGLIDVPEDAAERLVAQAARFGRADLSRSADLVATGLTEMRGATAPRLLLELICARVLLPGADDSTDGILARLDRIERRMSIEGTPTAAQPTPPPSYAAEVPVAPRPAPTPVTPAAEPTQEASPAPAPAPTRQAGAPPAAPAAAPPAAPAAAAESSAWPEPTATPTAPATQEHVAEPAAQPATPAEPTPPADPPAADDSATVTTGFGLADVRRLWPAILDAVKLKRRFTWILLSQNAQVVAVDEQTLTIALLNAGARDSFLSSGSEQILRQAAVDVIGREWRVDAIVDPAVQPGADPASEPRITRPATATPPTAGPPAAAPSAPATTPAGVPDAAASPAAGGGPVSAAPPPAPTPGEGSTPTPAPPAPEVQLNRPTDPEAVARAREAIQATRNGPTGQAGPTGPSDDDVHPDDPDAEDQGLAGAELLQRTLGAVVIEEIPHD; translated from the coding sequence GTGGACGCCCCCCTCGCCCTCTACCGCCGCTACCGGCCCGAGACGTTCGCCGAGGTCATCGGTCAAGATCACGTCACCGGGCCGCTGCGTGCTGCGCTGGCGAACAACCGCGTCAACCACGCTTATCTCTTCTCCGGCCCGCGTGGGTGTGGCAAGACCACCAGCGCGCGGATCCTGGCGCGCGCGCTCAACTGCGAGCAGGGTCCGACGCCGGAGCCGTGCGGCCAGTGCCGCTCTTGCCAGGACCTCGCGCGCGGCGGGCCCGGCTCGATCGACGTCATCGAGATCGACGCCGCCAGCCACGGTGGTGTCGACGACGCCCGCGACCTGCGCGAGCGGGCGTTCTTCGCGCCGGTGTCGAGCCGCTACAAGGTCTACATCATCGACGAGGCCCACATGGTCACGACGCAGGGCTTCAACGCCCTGCTCAAGCTCGTCGAGGAGCCCCCGGAGCACCTCAAGTTCATCTTCGCCACGACCGAGCCCGAGAAGGTCATCGGCACGATCCGCTCGCGCACCCACCACTACCCGTTCCGGCTGATCGCGCCGCGGACCCTCTCGGCCTACCTCTCCGAGCTGTGTGCCGCCGAGCAGGTCGCCATCGAGCCGGCCGCGCTGCCGCTGGTCGTCCGCGCCGGCGGGGGCTCGGCGCGCGACACCCTCTCCGTGCTCGACCAGCTGATGGGCGGTGCGGGCCCCGAGGGGGTCACCTACGACCTGGCGACCGCGTTGCTCGGCTACACCCCCGACAGCCTGCTCGACGAGGTCGTCGACGCCTTCGCCGCCGGTGACGGCGCCTCGGTCTTCGCGGTCGTCGACAAGGTGATCGAGACCGGCCAGGATCCCCGCCGCTTCACCGAGGACCTGCTGCGCCGCCTGCGCGATCTCGTGATCATCGCCGCGGTCCCCGACGCCCCGGCCACGGGTCTCATCGACGTGCCGGAGGACGCCGCCGAGCGGCTCGTCGCCCAGGCCGCCCGCTTCGGCCGCGCCGACCTCAGCCGCTCCGCCGACCTGGTCGCCACCGGGCTCACCGAGATGCGCGGGGCCACCGCGCCGCGGCTGCTGCTCGAGCTCATCTGCGCCCGGGTCCTGCTGCCCGGCGCCGACGACTCGACCGACGGGATCCTCGCGCGCCTCGACCGCATCGAGCGGCGCATGAGCATCGAGGGCACCCCGACCGCCGCGCAGCCCACGCCCCCACCGTCGTACGCCGCAGAGGTCCCGGTCGCACCGCGCCCCGCTCCCACGCCGGTCACCCCGGCCGCGGAGCCTACGCAGGAAGCGTCGCCCGCCCCTGCCCCCGCGCCCACCCGTCAGGCCGGGGCGCCCCCCGCCGCACCGGCCGCTGCACCGCCGGCCGCACCGGCGGCCGCGGCCGAGTCGTCCGCCTGGCCCGAGCCGACCGCGACGCCCACCGCGCCCGCGACGCAGGAGCACGTCGCGGAGCCGGCTGCCCAGCCCGCGACGCCTGCCGAGCCGACCCCGCCGGCAGACCCACCGGCCGCCGACGACAGCGCGACCGTGACGACCGGCTTCGGGCTGGCCGACGTCCGTCGGCTGTGGCCGGCGATCCTCGACGCGGTGAAGCTCAAGCGGCGCTTCACCTGGATCCTGCTCAGCCAGAACGCCCAGGTCGTCGCCGTCGACGAGCAGACGCTGACCATCGCGTTGCTCAACGCCGGCGCGCGCGACTCGTTCCTGTCCAGCGGCAGCGAGCAGATCCTGCGCCAGGCAGCGGTCGACGTGATCGGGCGCGAGTGGCGGGTCGACGCCATCGTCGACCCCGCCGTGCAGCCCGGGGCCGATCCCGCGAGCGAGCCGCGCATCACCCGGCCCGCGACGGCCACGCCCCCCACCGCCGGCCCCCCTGCTGCCGCGCCGTCCGCGCCGGCAACCACCCCGGCCGGCGTGCCGGACGCCGCCGCGTCCCCCGCGGCGGGTGGCGGCCCCGTTAGCGCGGCGCCGCCTCCGGCCCCGACACCCGGCGAGGGGAGCACACCGACCCCGGCGCCGCCGGCTCCGGAGGTCCAGCTCAACCGCCCGACCGACCCCGAGGCCGTCGCCCGCGCCCGGGAGGCGATCCAAGCCACCCGCAACGGTCCCACCGGTCAGGCGGGACCCACCGGGCCCTCCGACGACGACGTCCACCCCGACGACCCCGACGCCGAGGACCAGGGGCTGGCCGGCGCCGAGCTCCTGCAGCGCACCCTCGGCGCCGTCGTCATCGAGGAGATCCCGCATGACTGA
- a CDS encoding glutamine synthetase beta-grasp domain-containing protein, producing MTADALEPHALVRLLGKPTAEFTVTDLEHAVEELGLRQVNLRYVGGDGRLKTIAFPINSRAHLREVLTYGERVDGSSVFPGTGTEDSDVYVVPRHRTAFVNPFGERRSLDVLCAFYGADGEPLPHAREQIVRTAAEVLHEQTGMTLEVFGELEYYLVEDLDERFAVEEERGYQESAPFSKGQQLREEVLGHLSSMGLALKYAHGEVGNIREDDRQLVQHEIEFWPVPVEEAADALVIAKWVVREVADRHGVEVTFAPTVSSSGAGSGLHVHARLVRDGVNALVDDEGELTDTGRRLIAGLLEAAPALTAFGNTVPTSYLRFAEGSESPEGVSWAATDRTGLVRVPLAWGGGVLPRMVAHANPHHAEPVPVPDVGPQTVELRLADGSADVHLLLAGMAVAARHGLTDPDSLERAARWNADDHDDFAQLPSSSAASADALDEARDMFEADGVFPGELIDAVLEDLRANTDGTLAKKAAKSDSARAELIRKYWHVG from the coding sequence ATGACCGCTGACGCGCTCGAGCCCCACGCCCTGGTCCGCCTGCTCGGCAAGCCGACCGCGGAGTTCACCGTCACAGACCTCGAGCACGCGGTGGAGGAGCTCGGGTTGCGCCAGGTCAACTTGCGCTACGTCGGTGGCGACGGGCGGCTCAAGACCATCGCCTTCCCGATCAACTCGCGCGCGCACCTGCGCGAGGTGCTGACGTACGGCGAGCGGGTCGACGGCTCGAGCGTGTTCCCCGGCACGGGGACCGAGGACAGTGACGTGTACGTCGTACCCCGTCATCGCACCGCGTTCGTGAACCCGTTCGGCGAGCGACGGTCCCTGGACGTGCTGTGCGCGTTCTACGGCGCCGACGGCGAGCCGCTGCCGCACGCCCGCGAGCAGATCGTCCGCACTGCCGCTGAGGTGCTGCACGAGCAGACCGGCATGACGCTGGAGGTGTTCGGCGAGCTGGAGTATTACCTCGTCGAGGATCTCGACGAGCGCTTCGCCGTGGAGGAGGAGCGCGGCTACCAGGAGTCCGCGCCGTTCTCGAAGGGCCAACAACTGCGCGAGGAGGTGCTCGGCCACCTGTCGTCGATGGGGCTGGCGCTGAAGTACGCCCACGGCGAGGTCGGCAACATCCGCGAGGACGACCGGCAGCTGGTGCAGCACGAGATCGAGTTCTGGCCGGTCCCGGTCGAGGAGGCCGCGGACGCGCTGGTGATCGCCAAGTGGGTCGTCCGGGAGGTCGCCGACCGCCACGGAGTGGAGGTGACGTTCGCACCGACGGTGAGTTCCAGCGGGGCGGGCAGCGGGCTGCACGTCCACGCCCGGCTGGTCCGGGACGGGGTCAACGCCCTCGTCGACGACGAGGGCGAGCTGACCGACACCGGGCGACGGCTGATCGCGGGCCTGCTCGAGGCGGCGCCTGCCCTGACCGCGTTCGGCAACACCGTGCCCACGTCCTACCTCCGGTTCGCCGAGGGCTCCGAGTCACCCGAGGGCGTGTCCTGGGCCGCGACCGACCGCACCGGGCTGGTGCGGGTGCCGTTGGCGTGGGGTGGCGGGGTCCTGCCGCGGATGGTCGCCCACGCCAATCCCCACCACGCCGAGCCCGTGCCCGTGCCCGACGTCGGCCCGCAGACGGTCGAGCTGCGCCTGGCGGACGGCTCCGCCGACGTACACCTGCTGCTGGCCGGGATGGCGGTCGCGGCCCGCCACGGCCTCACCGACCCCGACAGCCTCGAGCGGGCTGCGCGGTGGAACGCCGACGACCACGACGACTTCGCGCAGCTGCCGTCATCCAGCGCGGCGTCGGCCGACGCCCTCGACGAGGCGCGGGACATGTTCGAGGCCGACGGGGTCTTCCCGGGCGAGCTCATCGACGCCGTGCTCGAGGACCTGCGCGCCAACACCGACGGCACCCTGGCGAAGAAGGCCGCCAAGAGCGACAGCGCCCGTGCCGAGCTGATCCGGAAGTACTGGCACGTGGGCTGA
- a CDS encoding calcium/sodium antiporter: MSVILLAGGVAGLVLLVVGGELLVRGGSALGVRLGLSPLVVGLTIVAFATSAPELAVSVGAALRDAPGLAVGNVVGSNIVNVLLVLGLAAVILPVAATSSLIRIDVPVLVAMSVLFLVLALDGSISTVDGMLLLAVLVLHTAWSVWSSRRQTRAPAVGPDAVAGSDVVPAEPRLGVPMAVLVIALGIAALLGGAELVVAAAREVATAFGLSDLVVGLTVVAIGTSLPELATSVIAAIRGEREIAIGNVVGSGIFNIGAVMGLTAIIAPSRVPVDPAAVNFDLPVMVLVAVVLLPLVFTGFEVARWEGVLLVAYFAAYVGYVLLDATGHDALPVLSGTLLWFALPLTLLLLVATTSYEVGRRRERAAARG; the protein is encoded by the coding sequence ATGAGCGTCATCCTTCTGGCCGGTGGCGTCGCCGGACTCGTGCTCCTGGTCGTCGGCGGCGAGCTGTTGGTGCGGGGCGGCAGCGCGTTGGGCGTACGCCTCGGGCTCTCGCCGCTCGTCGTCGGCCTGACGATCGTCGCCTTCGCCACGTCGGCCCCGGAGCTAGCGGTCTCGGTCGGCGCGGCGCTGCGGGACGCGCCCGGCCTGGCGGTCGGCAACGTGGTCGGCAGCAACATCGTCAACGTCCTGCTGGTGCTCGGCCTCGCGGCCGTGATCCTGCCGGTGGCGGCGACCTCGTCGCTGATCCGCATCGACGTCCCCGTGCTCGTCGCGATGTCGGTGTTGTTCCTCGTGCTCGCCCTCGACGGCTCGATCAGCACCGTCGACGGAATGCTCCTCCTCGCTGTCCTCGTCCTCCACACCGCGTGGTCGGTGTGGTCCAGTCGGCGCCAGACCCGCGCACCGGCCGTCGGCCCCGACGCGGTGGCGGGATCCGACGTCGTCCCCGCCGAGCCCCGCCTCGGTGTGCCCATGGCCGTGCTGGTCATCGCCCTCGGCATCGCCGCGTTGCTCGGCGGGGCCGAGCTCGTCGTCGCCGCCGCCCGCGAGGTCGCGACGGCCTTCGGGCTCAGCGACCTGGTGGTCGGATTGACGGTCGTGGCGATCGGCACCTCGCTGCCCGAGCTCGCGACCTCCGTCATCGCCGCCATCCGCGGCGAGCGCGAGATCGCGATCGGCAACGTCGTCGGCAGCGGCATCTTCAACATCGGCGCCGTGATGGGGCTGACCGCGATCATCGCGCCGTCGCGGGTGCCCGTCGACCCGGCCGCCGTGAACTTCGACCTCCCCGTGATGGTGCTTGTCGCGGTCGTCCTGCTGCCCCTGGTCTTCACCGGCTTCGAGGTCGCCCGGTGGGAGGGCGTGCTGCTGGTGGCCTACTTCGCGGCGTACGTCGGCTACGTCCTCCTCGACGCCACCGGCCATGACGCGCTGCCGGTGCTGAGCGGGACGCTGCTGTGGTTCGCCCTGCCGCTGACCCTGCTGCTCCTCGTCGCGACCACCTCGTACGAGGTGGGTCGCCGCCGCGAGCGCGCCGCCGCGCGCGGCTGA
- a CDS encoding SAM-dependent methyltransferase has protein sequence MSSSSPAGPTRYAHLAFNAPMSTARADALVSRLAATRPTRVVDIGCGWAELLIRLAARAPGVEAVGLDSDGALLARGRAAAAERGVAVRLVEGPADDLVASLEPADVVLCIGSSHALGADLPAALAALWELVRPDGRVVLGEGFWEPTGPVDETLVWDDVRQLPDLAGLVDRGVAAGFVPLWVERANADEWDTFESGYLADVGEWLVAGAPGAEPDEVAERRRAYDEHRERWLRGYRHGLGFAYVTLGRPVGS, from the coding sequence ATGTCGTCCTCGAGCCCGGCCGGGCCGACCCGGTACGCCCACCTGGCATTCAACGCCCCGATGTCCACGGCGCGGGCCGACGCGCTGGTCTCGCGGCTGGCGGCCACGCGGCCGACGCGGGTGGTCGACATCGGCTGCGGGTGGGCCGAGCTGCTGATCCGGCTCGCGGCACGGGCGCCGGGGGTCGAGGCCGTCGGCCTGGACTCCGACGGCGCGCTGCTCGCCCGCGGACGGGCGGCCGCGGCGGAGCGGGGCGTCGCCGTACGGCTGGTGGAGGGGCCGGCCGACGACCTCGTCGCGTCACTGGAGCCTGCCGACGTGGTGCTGTGCATCGGGTCGAGCCACGCGCTCGGCGCCGACCTCCCCGCGGCCCTCGCGGCGCTGTGGGAGCTGGTGCGGCCGGATGGACGGGTGGTGCTCGGCGAGGGGTTCTGGGAGCCGACCGGACCGGTCGACGAGACGCTGGTGTGGGACGACGTCCGGCAGCTGCCGGACCTCGCAGGGCTGGTGGATCGCGGCGTCGCGGCGGGGTTCGTCCCGCTGTGGGTCGAGCGGGCCAACGCCGACGAGTGGGACACCTTCGAGTCGGGCTACCTCGCCGACGTGGGCGAGTGGTTGGTCGCGGGTGCACCGGGGGCTGAGCCGGACGAGGTGGCCGAGCGCCGACGGGCGTACGACGAGCACCGCGAGCGATGGCTGCGCGGGTATCGGCACGGCCTGGGCTTCGCCTACGTCACCCTCGGACGGCCGGTCGGCAGCTGA
- the zwf gene encoding glucose-6-phosphate dehydrogenase, with translation MTTASAEPLAPHVLVVFGATGDLAARKLFPGLYRLAAAGRLPAAYAVIGSGRNSPGTDAEFRDQVRAGLEETVDDLDRDVLEELLGRIGFCASQADDGSDLAAAVRSAEQELGDDVRRLLYLSVPPSALRSMVEMIGREGLAERARLVVEKPFGLDLESSRELDATVREVVEEDQVFRIDHFLGKEAVQNILALRFANGFFEPAWGRHHVERVEIDVPEEIGIEGRGSFYESTGALRDMVSTHLLQLLGHVALEDPGAFSEEAIRDARAAVYDDLRPIDPGRVVLGQYVGYRDEDGVDDDSEVETFVALEAFVDNDRWRGVPFYLRTGKAMAATHRQITVRFREPESPMFAPEDRPCPNDLVLDLADEPLIELELRGKRPGPDMALATATMRLDLAEEVPEAEGLEAYERLLLDVLRGDHTLFARSDEIERLWEVCQPVLDDRPNVHPYPRGSWGPQPALDLPDGGWRVG, from the coding sequence GTGACCACCGCATCGGCCGAGCCGCTGGCTCCCCACGTCCTCGTCGTCTTCGGCGCCACCGGCGACCTCGCTGCTCGCAAGCTCTTCCCGGGCCTCTACCGGCTGGCCGCGGCCGGGCGGTTGCCCGCGGCGTACGCCGTGATCGGCAGCGGGCGCAACTCGCCCGGCACCGACGCGGAGTTCCGGGACCAGGTGCGTGCCGGGCTCGAGGAGACCGTCGACGACCTGGACCGAGACGTGCTCGAGGAACTGCTGGGACGGATCGGCTTCTGCGCCTCCCAGGCCGACGACGGGTCCGACCTGGCCGCGGCGGTGCGCAGCGCGGAGCAGGAGCTGGGCGACGACGTACGCCGCCTGCTCTACCTCTCCGTGCCCCCGTCGGCCCTGCGGTCGATGGTGGAGATGATCGGCCGCGAGGGCCTCGCCGAGCGGGCCCGGCTCGTGGTCGAGAAGCCGTTCGGGCTCGATCTGGAGTCCAGCCGGGAGCTCGACGCGACCGTGCGCGAGGTTGTCGAGGAGGACCAGGTCTTCCGCATCGACCACTTCCTGGGCAAGGAGGCCGTGCAGAACATCCTCGCGCTGCGCTTCGCCAACGGGTTCTTCGAGCCCGCCTGGGGACGCCACCACGTCGAACGGGTCGAGATCGACGTCCCGGAGGAGATCGGGATCGAGGGGCGCGGGTCCTTCTACGAGTCCACCGGCGCCCTGCGCGACATGGTCTCCACGCACCTGCTCCAGCTGCTCGGGCACGTCGCGCTCGAGGATCCGGGCGCGTTCTCCGAGGAGGCGATCCGGGACGCGCGCGCCGCGGTCTATGACGACCTGCGCCCGATCGACCCGGGCCGGGTGGTGCTGGGGCAGTACGTCGGCTACCGCGACGAGGACGGGGTCGACGACGACTCGGAGGTCGAGACCTTCGTCGCGCTGGAGGCGTTCGTCGACAACGACCGCTGGCGCGGCGTGCCGTTCTATCTGCGCACCGGCAAGGCGATGGCCGCCACACACCGGCAGATCACGGTGCGGTTCCGTGAGCCCGAGTCGCCGATGTTCGCCCCCGAGGACCGGCCCTGCCCCAACGACCTCGTGCTCGACCTGGCCGACGAGCCGCTCATCGAGCTCGAGCTGCGCGGCAAGCGCCCCGGCCCCGACATGGCGCTCGCCACCGCGACCATGCGCCTCGACCTGGCCGAGGAGGTCCCCGAGGCCGAGGGGCTGGAGGCCTACGAGCGGCTGCTGCTCGACGTCCTGCGCGGCGACCACACGCTGTTCGCCCGCTCCGACGAGATCGAGCGGCTGTGGGAGGTCTGCCAGCCGGTCCTCGACGATCGCCCCAACGTCCATCCCTACCCCCGCGGCTCCTGGGGCCCCCAGCCCGCCCTCGACCTCCCCGACGGCGGCTGGCGGGTGGGGTGA